In Herpetosiphon gulosus, the DNA window ATAAATACCCGATCACGATTCTGCGCGACTCCATAATCAAACGAGTTTAATAATTTATAATAAACTTGGTAACCTAAAGCCTTAAAACTATCAAGAATACTTTCTAAGCATAGCCGATTACGCGGATCAATCAGACCTTTCACATTTTCAAATATAAAGGCTTTTGGCTGATTGATCCGAACTAAACGGATCACATCAGCCCATAATTGCCCCCGTGGATCATCGAAGGCTTGATTTTTGCCTGCGATTGACCATGGTTGACATGGCACACCACCAACCAGCAAATCGTGGGCAGGTAATTGCTGAAGGGTGGTAATATCACCTAGATTATGGTCTGATCGATCGGTCGGCCAATTCTGACGATAAACCTTGATCGCCTGTTGATCGATCTCGGCTGAGCCAACGCAAATGCCTCCGGCAGCCTCAAGCCCAAGCCGAAATCCGCCAACGCCTGCAAATAAATCTATAAACTGAAATTTTTTCATAGCTAACTTTCGTGGTTGTTATCTGTGTTCGATATTTTAGAACAGCTTGGCGATCTGTCAAAATCGGCATCAGCTCTTGATTAAACCAAATGCGGAGAGCCGAAGCTCCCCGCTACCTTTAATAAGCTATCTACAAGTTTACAATTTAAGCGCTTCGGCGACATCATTAACCAGAATCGTATATTCACCAGGCTTCAACTCGCCCTCAATTTGAATAATCGTGCTAAATGGTGAGATTTGTTGGTTGCACATGGCATCTTTAGGCCGAATTGTCGTGACTTCAATTTTGATGGTGTTGCCATCGATCGATTGTTTGGCTTCGTGGAAAGAAGTACAACCATCGTTGAGCATGCCGTTAATTTCAACCGATACTTGGGGCGGCATTGATTCTTTGACCGAAACGGCGACACTTTCGATCAGCATTGGGTTAATCTCGCTTTGCGCAAGATCGGGGGTGGGATAAGCCGCGCTATCGGTGGTGGGAGTTGCGGCAATGGTGGCCGTAGGAACGGTGGTTGGTGTGCTTTCTGCGGTGCCGCATGCTGCTAAAACGGAAGTCAAAACGAGCAGCAAAAATCCCTTACGCATTCGATGAAACTCCTTTAATCAGGCTGGCCTTGTGCCAACGTGCTTACTAGATTCAACGCTAGCATAGCAGATTTTGTTCCTGCCGCTGTTGATCCACGAAGCGCACAAAGAGGTGAGGGATCAGGATTCAGGGACAAGGGGTCAGATTTGTATTATCGAACCCAAACAGCAATCCTGACTCCTCATCGCTGGCCCCTGACCCCTAAATCCCTTCTGCGCCTCTGCGTTAAAGCCTGCAAGCTTTTTTGATTTTTGCCTTCTGCCTTTTATGCTTGCTCAAGCGCTTGTTCGGCTTTGATCAAGGCATCGGCGGCTTTGAGCATCTGTTCGCGGCGGGTGGCGCTGATGTTGCTGCTTTCAAGATAAATTTCGAGGGCGCGACGTGGGGTTAATCCTTCGTTTAATTCGCTGGCAACCGCAGCATAGCGGGTGCGTTCGCTGCGTTGAGCCTCGATCGCGATGCTGGCGATCACATGGGTTTCGGCAGCTTCGAGCAAGCGCCGCAGTTCAGTTTCGTCAAGTTGCGGGCGTTGCTCAGCGGTAGCGCTAATTAACAATCGTACCACCGCGCCATTCAAATCGCGTTTGCTGATCGCTTGGGCCACCCGCTCCATTGGGTCGCTGCTGCCAGTTACATCAACTTTAATCGTAACGAATGGACGGGGATGCACCGCAATCGGCTGATAACTGGCATCTTCCCAATTATTTTCAATTTCAACAATCACCACCTGCTTTTGCTCGGATTCCTCGCTAAAATCAATGCGTTCAATTGAACCTGGATAGATCATTGGGGGATTTTCGCTGAGCACTTGATAGCGGTGAATATGGCCCAAGGCCACATATTGAATGCCTGGCTGCGCCAAAAGCGATGGTGGCAGAATCAGATCGTTGCCCAACATGACCGAGCGTTCAGCGCCATAGGTAGCATTGGATACTGTGCCATGAAAGGTCAAGATTGCTGGTAAATCGCCGC includes these proteins:
- a CDS encoding exonuclease SbcCD subunit D; translation: MKILHLADIHIGMENYGRIDSTTGLNTRLIDYLDRFAEALQIGIEHEVDLVLIAGDIYKNRTPNPTHQREFARRLRSVLDRGIPVFMLVGNHDVSAAAGKAHSVEIFDTLAIEGVTIADRLGIHTIETRAGSIQIVAVPWISRHAILTKDDIRELPFAELEAELLRRVGAWLEQVPQRLRGDLPAILTFHGTVSNATYGAERSVMLGNDLILPPSLLAQPGIQYVALGHIHRYQVLSENPPMIYPGSIERIDFSEESEQKQVVIVEIENNWEDASYQPIAVHPRPFVTIKVDVTGSSDPMERVAQAISKRDLNGAVVRLLISATAEQRPQLDETELRRLLEAAETHVIASIAIEAQRSERTRYAAVASELNEGLTPRRALEIYLESSNISATRREQMLKAADALIKAEQALEQA